In the Wyeomyia smithii strain HCP4-BCI-WySm-NY-G18 chromosome 2, ASM2978416v1, whole genome shotgun sequence genome, one interval contains:
- the LOC129720336 gene encoding uncharacterized protein LOC129720336: protein MADKIMKEKVKRRERMFQALKRHVQFLDAYEVEAHYGQVQSRLDKLEKKLEEFEAIQEEIAELDEHGEYEEETNRVSGKFEHEYYEIRAALLAKIAPSIQPIANLDTTIGRSHNTYSGVRLPQISLPDFDGDYTGWLSFKSTYESLIHESTDLNDVQRFHYLKSALKGEAAKLIESLTITSGNYAIAWETITKRYSNEYLLKKRHLQALMEYPKIERKTAASIHGLVDEFEQRLKVLKQLGEKTECWGALLLHWMCSKLDSRSLQMWEDHAASVSEPTFEVLVAFWEKRTRVLDAVSTNSVEESSHKSMSKRPRIAINATRTGERPTICPCCSGDHYMVRCAAFLNLNNKERLELINAKRLCSNCFRTGHWVRDCNSNFTCRTCGRKHHSLIHPGFPTNTVSTAIPTPSMESNPRAATNVAASGTEDEQFEAPEQEGRVI from the coding sequence ATGGCGGACAAAATTATGAAAGAGAAGGTCAAAAGGCGAGAAAGAATGTTTCAGGCGCTTAAGCGGCATGTGCAATTTCTAGACGCATACGAGGTAGAAGCGCATTACGGGCAGGTTCAGAGCAGGTTggacaaattagagaaaaagTTGGAAGAGTTTGAGGCAATCCAAGAGGAAATAGCAGAGTTAGATGAACATGGGGAATATGAAGAAGAAACTAACAGGGTCTCCGGCAAGTTTGAGCATGAATACTATGAGATACGAGCGGCGTTGTTGGCTAAGATAGCACCTAGCATTCAACCCATAGCAAATTTAGATACAACAATTGGTAGAAGCCACAATACTTACAGTGGGGTTCGTTTACCACaaatttcattgcctgattTTGACGGCGATTACACAGGGTGGCTTTCTTTTAAGTCAACATACGAATCACTTATTCATGAGTCAACTGATCTCAATGATGTGCAAAGATTTCACTATTTGAAGTCCGCTCTGAAGGGTGAAGCAGCTAAACTTATAGAATCGTTGACGATCACCAGTGGAAACTACGCGATTGCATGGGAAACTATTACTAAGCGATACTCGAATGAATACTTGTTAAAAAAGAGGCACTTACAGGCCTTGATGGAATACCCTAAAATTGAGCGGAAGACAGCTGCTAGTATCCACGGATTAGTGGACGAGTTTGAGCAACGATTAAAGGTTTTAAAGCAATTGGGTGAAAAAACCGAATGTTGGGGTGCATTGTTGCTACACTGGATGTGCTCAAAGTTAGACTCGCGTTCACTGCAGATGTGGGAGGATCATGCAGCTTCAGTAAGTGAGCCAACCTTCGAAGTTTTGGTAGCCTTTTGGGAAAAGCGCACAAGGGTGCTGGATGCTGTATCAACTAATTCAGTAGAGGAAAGTTCTCATAAGTCAATGAGCAAGCGTCCAAGGATAGCAATAAATGCTACTAGAACGGGTGAGCGACCTACGATTTGCCCATGCTGCAGTGGTGACCACTATATGGTTCGTTGTGCTGCGTTTTTGAACTTAAATAATAAAGAGAGGCTAGAGCTAATAAATGCTAAGCGTTTGTGCAGTAATTGTTTTCGAACTGGACACTGGGTGCGGGATTGCAACTCCAATTTTACGTGCAGAACATGTGGACGGAAGCATCACTCGCTCATTCATCCGGGCTTCCCAACTAACACAGTAAGCACTGCGATACCGACACCTTCGATGGAATCCAATCCAAGAGCTGCTACGAATGTTGCGGCGAGTGGAACTGAAGATGAACAATTCGAGGCACCGGAGCAAGAGGGTAGGGTCATATAG
- the LOC129720334 gene encoding uncharacterized protein LOC129720334 yields the protein MRQEYWPIHGKRAVNSVLRSCIRCFRCNPSPIDQPTGQLPSTRVSPSRPFSVTGIDYCGPFYTKPPHRRAAAPKVYIAVFVCFATKAMHLELVGDLSTAGFLSAFRCFSGHHGIPSDVHTDNAKNFAGAKHELNELYQIFNDEISKRQIGNEFSEQAINWHFIPPRAPNFGGLWEAAVHSVKSALKREIGTHQLTHENLSTLLVQIAAALNSRPLVPLSDDPSDLNVLTPGHFLIGAPMKALPDRNLLSTLKNRLIHYQQREQMFQQYWQRWSNEYLSELQATSKGIQPTPIRIGNIVVLREDNMPPLCWPLARITDVHPGSDGVIRVVTVKTANGIYKRPVCRVCPLPDDKIATQINLSSPQKE from the coding sequence ATGAGACAGGAATATTGGCCTATTCATGGTAAACGTGCGGTAAACTCTGTACTGCGAAGCTGTATTCGTTGCTTCCGATGCAATCCGTCTCCCATTGACCAACCTACGGGGCAGCTTCCCTCGACCCGTGTAAGCCCAAGTCGGCCCTTTTCTGTTACTGGTATTGATTACTGTGGCCCGTTTTACACGAAGCCCCCGCATCGTCGCGCCGCTGCTCCCAAAGTGTATATTGCAGTCTTTGTCTGTTTTGCCACGAAAGCAATGCATCTCGAACTGGTAGGTGATCTATCGACAGCTGGGTTTCTTTCGGCGTTTCGGTGTTTTTCTGGTCACCACGGAATTCCATCTGATGTTCACACTGACAATGCCAAAAACTTTGCTGGAGCCAAGCACGAGCTTAACGAGCTATACCAGATATTCAACGACGAAATAAGCAAAAGGCAAATTGGAAACGAATTTTCTGAGCAAGCCATCAATTGGCATTTTATTCCCCCAAGAGCCCCCAATTTTGGTGGATTGTGGGAGGCAGCAGTACACTCTGTTAAGAGTGCGTTGAAGAGAGAAATAGGCACCCATCAGCTCACTCACGAAAACCTCTCCACACTTCTCGTTCAAATAGCCGCCGCACTGAATTCTCGCCCATTAGTTCCGTTATCTGATGACCCTTCAGACCTCAATGTTCTCACTCCTGGACACTTCTTAATCGGAGCCCCTATGAAGGCACTGCCTGACCGAAACCTGCTAAGTACGCTCAAAAACCGCCTGATCCACTACCAGCAGCGAGAACAAATGTTTCAACAATATTGGCAGCGGTGGAGCAACGAATATTTATCTGAACTTCAAGCAACCAGCAAAGGGATCCAGCCAACTCCAATTCGAATCGGCAACATAGTTGTATTGCGAGAAGACAACATGCCACCATTATGCTGGCCTTTGGCTCGTATCACCGATGTGCATCCTGGCAGCGATGGAGTGATTCGAGTAGTAACCGTGAAAACTGCTAATGGTATTTACAAGCGACCTGTATGCCGAGTTTGTCCTTTGCCAGATGACAAAATTGCAACGCAGATAAATCTCTCGAGCCCGCAGAAGGAATGA
- the LOC129720335 gene encoding uncharacterized protein LOC129720335, translating to MGRISLGRGLPVLVDTVFGWVVSGKCSDVNDEPVNCCLATSENLMEALERFWQAESLDEQQIWSKEEQDCETHYIGTHKRLEDGRYEVRMPKHVNFTRMVGESKDVAMNRFLNLEKRLERDAEMKQQYHAFIQEYLDLGHMCKVSEDAAVDMQPRKIHYLPHHAVVKESSTTTKVRVVFDGSARTNSGYALNDALLKGPTIQDSLLGILLRFRKHEVAIVGDIAKMYRQIRLHSDDTSLQRIFWRFSPEEEVGVYELLTVTYGLTLSSFLAFRTLQQLAKDEGSAYPSAQAALMHDFYVDDFIGGSSDINKAIRLRRELTELMSKAGLTLRKWCSNRPEVLAEIPEDQLATNISVAFEINSDERIRTLGITWDPNSDEFRFSFDFTNNTKIWTRRSILSSIARLLDPLGLMAPVVVTAKLIMQRLALLQTGWDSPVPEE from the coding sequence ATGGGTCGCATATCGCTTGGACGTGGACTTCCCGTACTAGTCGACACAGTGTTTGGATGGGTCGTCTCAGGTAAATGTTCGGATGTAAATGATGAACCCGTGAATTGCTGCTTAGCTACTTCGGAGAATTTGATGGAAGCACTGGAAAGGTTTTGGCAGGCCGAAAGTCTTGATGAGCAACAAATTTGGTCCAAAGAAGAGCAAGACTGTGAAACTCACTACATTGGAACCCATAAGCGGTTAGAAGATGGCCGATACGAAGTGCGCATGCCCAAGCATGTCAACTTTACTAGAATGGTAGGTGAATCAAAGGACGTAGCGATGAATCGTTTTTTAAACCTGGAAAAACGGTTGGAAAGAGATGCTGAAATGAAGCAACAGTATCACGCTTTTATTCAGGAGTATTTGGATCTGGGTCATATGTGTAAGGTGTCTGAGGATGCTGCAGTGGATATGCAACCTCGGAAAATTCACTATTTGCCACATCACGCGGTAGTGAAGGAATCTAGTACGACCACAAAAGTGCGTGTGGTATTTGACGGGTCAGCTCGCACTAACTCTGGATATGCTCTTAACGACGCACTTTTAAAGGGACCCACCATTCAAGATTCGCTTCTCGGAATTCTTTTAAGATTTCGCAAACACGAAGTTGCCATAGTTGGAGACATCGCGAAAATGTATAGGCAAATTCGTTTGCATTCGGACGACACTTCCCTGCAGAGAATATTTTGGAGGTTTTCACCTGAGGAAGAAGTTGGCGTTTATGAGCTATTAACTGTTACCTATGGATTGACGCTTTCTTCCTTCTTGGCTTTTAGAACTCTGCAGCAATTGGCTAAAGATGAGGGATCTGCTTATCCTAGTGCTCAGGCAGCCCTAATGCACGACTTCTATGTTGATGATTTTATAGGAGGATCTTCTGATATAAACAAAGCTATTCGGTTACGGCGCGAATTAACAGAACTAATGTCTAAAGCTGGTCTCACTCTGCGAAAATGGTGCTCAAATCGCCCAGAAGTACTTGCTGAAATTCCTGAAGACCAATTGGCCACAAATATTTCGGTCGCGTTCGAAATAAATTCCGATGAAAGGATTAGGACATTGGGAATTACTTGGGATCCAAACTCAGATGAATTTcgcttttcatttgatttcacaAATAACACGAAAATTTGGACAAGAAGAAGCATTCTTTCCTCCATCGCTAGGCTTTTGGATCCACTCGGGTTGATGGCTCCGGTTGTGGTCACGGCCAAATTGATTATGCAAAGGCTAGCCCTGTTGCAAACTGGATGGGACTCCCCAGTCCCGGAAGAGTAA